A stretch of the Chlamydiota bacterium genome encodes the following:
- a CDS encoding DUF433 domain-containing protein, whose translation MMFNRITMDPKVLHGQPCIRGMRMPVYQILDLIGAGKSFPEILSDYPYLEMEDIKQSLEYAAWLSRDESFPLTSMTG comes from the coding sequence ATGATGTTTAACCGGATAACAATGGATCCAAAGGTTCTCCATGGACAGCCCTGTATTCGGGGTATGCGGATGCCTGTTTATCAGATTCTTGATCTCATTGGAGCTGGTAAATCCTTTCCCGAGATACTGAGTGACTACCCCTACCTCGAAATGGAGGATATTAAACAATCTCTTGAATATGCTGCCTGGCTGAGTAGAGATGAATCCTTTCCCTTGACCTCTATGACAGGTTGA
- a CDS encoding ComF family protein: MRIFSIHQFQMNLRMLGWVLADLLFPRHCEHCLEVMSHENRTYLCDGCFDLIGWIPEPACHICAKPFPGLERKICSPCSRSHFSYEACYAIAIYEGLLKELLRLLKFAKAEYLVSTFQRMFLAKEKIPFSKENVDIILPVPLHPLKMRERGFNQACILGEAIRDKIQRPLLKGVLIRAKYSGGQTLQDRKDRLLNIQGSFKCKNIKRIEGKRVLLVDDVLTTGATIEECSRVLKEAGASSVTVWVLARSI; the protein is encoded by the coding sequence ATGCGGATATTTTCCATTCATCAATTTCAAATGAATCTACGAATGTTGGGTTGGGTTCTCGCAGATCTTTTATTTCCACGGCATTGTGAGCATTGCTTAGAAGTGATGTCGCATGAGAATCGAACTTATCTTTGTGATGGGTGCTTTGATTTGATAGGATGGATTCCCGAGCCTGCCTGTCACATTTGCGCAAAACCCTTTCCTGGGCTAGAGAGGAAAATTTGCTCTCCTTGTTCTCGATCCCATTTTTCTTATGAGGCGTGTTATGCCATCGCCATTTATGAGGGGCTTTTGAAGGAGCTCTTGCGCTTGTTAAAATTTGCTAAAGCAGAATATCTTGTGTCAACTTTTCAAAGGATGTTTCTTGCCAAGGAGAAAATACCTTTTTCTAAAGAAAATGTGGATATCATCCTTCCGGTGCCCTTGCATCCTTTGAAAATGAGGGAAAGGGGATTTAATCAGGCTTGTATTTTGGGGGAGGCCATTAGAGATAAGATTCAAAGGCCTCTTTTAAAAGGGGTTTTGATTCGTGCTAAATATTCAGGAGGACAGACACTTCAAGATAGAAAGGATCGGCTTCTCAATATTCAAGGCAGTTTTAAATGTAAAAATATAAAAAGGATTGAGGGAAAGAGAGTTCTTCTGGTCGATGATGTTTTGACCACAGGAGCCACCATCGAAGAATGCTCTCGGGTACTAAAAGAGGCTGGAGCGAGTTCAGTCACAGTATGGGTGTTGGCGAGGAGTATTTGA
- a CDS encoding LptF/LptG family permease: MKILHAYIIREFLANFFLGTSIFVSVLFMGHVFKIANLVLQGVPLKEIAYLFFLLTPYFLSACIPMALLSSLLLIFGRLSQDNELLAIKASGISIFRVSYPLWIIGILLTGICFKLHNEIIPYSHFAARKLIVQMGIKNPTAYLEAGQFVEAFPNYIIYIRERHDNLLKKVVIYETTEEGKIKTITAQEGGISYAPETSTILLELHNGTIQQPTGKDFKDFFNLQFGNYVLKLNAENIFKNPSDLDKKHKDMSISEIAKKIKEYKSKGINPTPLRTEIQKKISISFSCLAFTLIGIPLGIRAHRSEKTVGIALSLLLVFLYYLFIILGKALDEKPALHPELLMWVPNVLLSAIGIYSFKKASR, translated from the coding sequence ATGAAAATACTTCATGCTTATATCATCAGGGAGTTTCTGGCCAATTTTTTCCTAGGAACTTCGATTTTTGTCTCTGTCCTCTTTATGGGACATGTCTTCAAGATTGCCAATCTGGTTCTTCAGGGGGTTCCCTTAAAGGAAATTGCCTACTTGTTCTTTTTACTAACTCCCTATTTTCTATCTGCCTGTATTCCCATGGCCCTCTTAAGCTCTCTCCTTCTTATTTTTGGACGCCTCTCTCAAGACAATGAACTCTTGGCGATAAAAGCTTCTGGAATTTCCATTTTTAGAGTCTCTTATCCCCTTTGGATCATTGGAATTCTTTTGACAGGAATTTGCTTCAAACTGCATAATGAAATCATCCCCTATTCCCATTTTGCGGCTCGAAAACTCATTGTGCAAATGGGCATTAAAAATCCAACGGCCTATCTGGAGGCAGGGCAATTTGTAGAAGCCTTTCCAAATTATATTATTTATATCCGAGAACGACACGACAACCTCCTTAAAAAAGTTGTCATCTATGAGACAACTGAAGAAGGTAAGATCAAAACCATTACAGCCCAAGAAGGAGGCATTTCCTACGCCCCGGAAACCAGCACCATTCTCCTTGAATTACATAACGGAACCATTCAACAACCCACTGGAAAGGATTTCAAAGATTTTTTTAATCTCCAATTTGGAAATTACGTCCTTAAACTTAATGCGGAAAATATTTTTAAAAACCCATCTGATCTGGACAAAAAACATAAAGACATGTCCATTTCTGAAATCGCAAAAAAAATCAAGGAATATAAGTCTAAGGGAATTAATCCCACCCCACTTCGAACCGAAATTCAAAAGAAAATTTCCATATCCTTTTCTTGCCTTGCTTTTACTTTGATTGGAATCCCCCTAGGAATTCGTGCTCATCGAAGTGAAAAAACGGTCGGAATAGCGTTGAGTCTCCTCCTCGTTTTTCTTTATTATTTATTCATTATTTTAGGCAAAGCTCTGGATGAAAAACCTGCCCTGCATCCGGAACTCTTAATGTGGGTTCCTAACGTTTTACTCAGTGCCATTGGAATTTATTCTTTTAAGAAAGCATCACGATGA
- a CDS encoding LptF/LptG family permease, protein MKIIDRYILREFILPFFYCFLAFFILYFIADLFEHMDVFLKTHTPWKQILFYYIFLTPTIYTEISPFCLALSLIYVLGNFARHHEIVGMRASGISSKRIAFPFLLLGLFLSTTFFYLNESWLPKARLRMETFKKTFIDKEDASQDSKIYNNLTYGNMKENYIFYMRELDLKTNTALDLQIHYLNPSSGSLEKLIRAQEGRWLDQEWWLFNGTIVRYDASGDIKEDPEIFLKRKASIFESPLELILEEKANEQMNYFEFKNYLLKKYGKKIPRPQKTELYSKISKPWIYFVLVLLVVPIGLEITRGGALTVLGKTLLFTFAYYSVQFFLLALGKQGYLDPGLACGLTPGFFGLWGAVKIIRLR, encoded by the coding sequence ATGAAAATCATCGATCGTTATATTTTACGCGAATTCATTCTTCCATTTTTTTATTGTTTCCTTGCATTCTTCATCCTTTATTTCATTGCTGATCTTTTCGAGCACATGGATGTTTTTCTAAAAACACATACCCCTTGGAAACAAATTCTGTTTTATTATATTTTTCTGACCCCAACCATTTACACGGAAATTTCTCCTTTTTGTCTCGCTCTTTCACTCATTTATGTCTTAGGAAATTTTGCTCGGCACCACGAAATTGTGGGAATGAGGGCGTCCGGAATTTCCTCAAAAAGAATAGCGTTCCCCTTTCTCCTCTTAGGTCTTTTCTTAAGCACAACTTTTTTCTACCTGAATGAATCCTGGCTCCCCAAGGCCCGTCTTCGAATGGAGACGTTTAAGAAAACATTTATTGATAAGGAGGATGCTTCACAAGACTCTAAAATTTACAATAATCTGACTTACGGAAACATGAAAGAAAATTACATTTTTTATATGCGAGAACTCGACTTAAAAACAAACACCGCTCTTGATTTACAAATCCACTATTTAAACCCCAGCAGCGGTTCCCTTGAAAAACTCATTCGGGCCCAAGAAGGACGTTGGCTTGACCAGGAATGGTGGCTCTTTAATGGAACGATTGTCCGATACGACGCATCCGGAGACATTAAGGAAGATCCTGAAATTTTTCTTAAGAGAAAGGCGAGTATTTTTGAATCTCCTCTTGAACTTATTCTAGAAGAAAAAGCAAATGAACAAATGAACTATTTTGAATTTAAAAATTACTTGCTCAAGAAATATGGGAAAAAAATCCCTCGCCCTCAAAAGACAGAACTTTACTCAAAAATTTCAAAACCATGGATTTATTTTGTTCTTGTTCTTTTAGTGGTCCCCATAGGACTCGAGATCACACGGGGAGGAGCCCTTACAGTACTAGGGAAAACCCTACTTTTTACATTTGCCTATTACAGCGTCCAATTCTTCTTACTAGCCCTTGGAAAACAAGGCTATTTAGATCCAGGCCTGGCCTGCGGCCTCACACCTGGATTTTTTGGGCTGTGGGGAGCGGTAAAAATAATAAGACTACGCTAA
- a CDS encoding adenosylhomocysteinase produces the protein MTDLSRYDVKDLALAPRGKKRIDWAEKDMPVLRLIRERFLKEKPLKGLRMSACLHVTAETANLVRTLQAGGADLVLCASNPLSTQDDVAASLVSDHQIPVYAIKGESRETYYEHMTNALRHRPVVTMDDGADLVSEIHSSHQELISQVMASMEETTTGVIRLRAMEKAGALKIPVVAVNDADTKHFFDNRYGTGQSTLDGIIRATNVLIAGRSVVTAGYGWCGKGFAMRARGMGANVIVTEVNPIRALEAAMDGFLVMTMEEAAQIGDIFCTLTGDIHVLRKEHFAKMKDGAIICNSGHFNVEIDIPALEKLSVKVNHDIRDFIDEYVLPGGRRLFLLAQGRLVNLSTAEGHPASVMDMSFSVQALTCEYAVKHAKELKTKVYDVPKEIDEWVSRLKLQTMGLKIDELTEEQKKYLSSWQEGT, from the coding sequence ATGACAGACCTTTCACGTTATGATGTCAAAGATTTAGCGCTTGCACCCCGTGGGAAAAAGCGTATTGACTGGGCTGAAAAGGATATGCCTGTTTTAAGGCTCATTCGAGAACGTTTTCTCAAGGAAAAGCCCTTAAAGGGATTACGCATGTCAGCTTGCCTTCATGTGACTGCAGAAACAGCGAATCTGGTTCGAACGCTTCAGGCCGGTGGGGCTGATTTAGTTTTATGTGCTTCAAATCCTTTGAGTACTCAAGATGATGTTGCTGCAAGTTTAGTTTCAGATCATCAAATTCCTGTCTATGCCATTAAAGGTGAATCGCGAGAAACCTATTATGAACATATGACAAATGCTCTGCGTCATCGTCCAGTCGTGACAATGGATGATGGAGCTGATTTAGTCTCTGAAATCCATTCCTCTCATCAGGAACTCATTTCTCAGGTCATGGCGAGTATGGAAGAAACAACGACGGGAGTCATTCGTTTAAGGGCGATGGAAAAAGCTGGAGCCCTTAAAATTCCTGTGGTGGCGGTCAATGATGCAGATACCAAACATTTTTTTGATAATCGCTATGGAACGGGTCAGTCTACGTTGGATGGAATTATTCGAGCTACCAATGTGCTTATAGCTGGAAGAAGTGTTGTCACAGCGGGTTATGGATGGTGTGGAAAAGGGTTTGCCATGAGAGCCCGAGGCATGGGAGCCAATGTGATTGTGACTGAAGTTAATCCCATTCGAGCTCTTGAGGCTGCGATGGATGGATTTTTGGTCATGACGATGGAAGAAGCCGCTCAAATCGGAGATATTTTTTGTACCTTGACGGGAGATATTCATGTTCTGAGAAAAGAACATTTTGCGAAGATGAAAGATGGAGCGATTATCTGTAACTCGGGACATTTTAATGTGGAAATTGATATTCCTGCCCTTGAAAAATTGTCCGTTAAAGTGAATCATGATATCCGCGACTTTATTGATGAATATGTTTTACCAGGTGGCCGGCGACTTTTTTTATTAGCTCAAGGAAGATTAGTGAATCTTTCTACAGCAGAGGGGCATCCCGCCTCTGTCATGGATATGAGTTTTTCTGTTCAAGCCCTGACGTGTGAGTATGCGGTGAAACATGCGAAGGAGCTTAAAACGAAGGTCTATGATGTTCCTAAAGAGATTGATGAGTGGGTCTCCCGTTTGAAGCTTCAGACCATGGGGCTTAAAATTGATGAGCTGACGGAAGAGCAAAAGAAATATCTTTCAAGCTGGCAAGAAGGAACGTAG
- a CDS encoding methionine adenosyltransferase, with amino-acid sequence MKAIILAAGYAKRLYPLTAHRAKPLLPVGDRPIIDYILSSIQAVSEIDQVYVVTNAKFYPQFCEWVQSLGLEPFCKILNDGTETNETRLGAIGDISFVIDSEKIDDDILILAGDNLFEFNLKDFVTFFKEKGTSLACYDLGDIKLASQYGVIELDPEGRILKFLEKPKNPPNSLISTGVYGYTRSDLTKIRRFIQEGGNKDAPGHLMEWFLKHESIFGFVIQGLWFDIGDLESYEKANKLYQKRLLRRKKKMGEKKLFTSEAVSMGHPDKMADQISDAILDAYLEKDPMARVAVETLLATGRAIVAGQVTAKASIPVEEVVRRTVKEIGYSDEAAGFDYKTCEVLAFIDRQSSDIAQGVNEGEGLHKEMGAGDQGMMFGYACRETSELMPLPMMLSWRLIERLTLLRQKNVLPYLRPDAKSQVTVEYEGGEPLRVHTIVISTQHNPDITHETIQKDVIEKVIKEAVPAHLLDSKTIFHVNPTGRFVVGGPQGDTGLTGRKIIVDTYGGMGRHGGGCFSGKDPTKVDRSAQYAARYVAKNVVAAGLADRCEVQLAYAIGVAEPVSIFVDCFGTEAISESEIVKLIRKHFKLTPKGIIDSLNLRRPIYKETARFGHFGRSGPGYTWEKTDKAQILRQESGIASRETLEVVG; translated from the coding sequence ATGAAAGCCATTATCCTAGCTGCAGGATATGCCAAACGTCTTTATCCCTTGACTGCCCACCGAGCAAAACCGCTTTTGCCTGTTGGGGATCGACCCATCATTGATTATATTTTGTCCTCCATTCAAGCTGTTTCTGAGATTGATCAAGTGTATGTCGTTACCAATGCAAAATTTTATCCGCAATTTTGCGAATGGGTTCAATCTTTAGGTCTCGAGCCTTTTTGCAAAATACTGAATGATGGCACTGAAACCAATGAGACTCGCTTGGGGGCTATTGGTGATATTTCCTTTGTAATCGATTCTGAAAAGATAGATGATGATATTTTGATTTTGGCAGGAGATAATCTCTTTGAATTTAATCTCAAAGATTTTGTCACATTCTTTAAAGAAAAGGGGACCAGTCTTGCCTGCTATGACTTAGGAGATATCAAGCTAGCTTCGCAATATGGGGTGATTGAACTTGACCCAGAGGGGCGAATTTTGAAATTTTTGGAAAAACCTAAAAATCCTCCTAATTCCTTGATTTCGACAGGAGTTTACGGTTATACTCGGTCCGATTTGACCAAAATTCGCCGTTTTATCCAAGAGGGTGGAAATAAAGATGCGCCGGGCCATTTGATGGAATGGTTTTTAAAGCATGAATCCATTTTTGGTTTTGTCATTCAGGGATTGTGGTTTGATATCGGGGATCTTGAAAGCTACGAGAAAGCAAATAAACTTTATCAAAAACGTCTTTTAAGGAGAAAAAAGAAAATGGGTGAGAAAAAATTATTTACCTCTGAAGCCGTATCCATGGGGCATCCTGATAAAATGGCTGATCAAATTTCAGACGCAATATTGGATGCCTACTTAGAAAAAGATCCCATGGCTCGTGTAGCGGTCGAAACGCTTTTGGCAACTGGAAGGGCTATTGTTGCAGGTCAAGTCACCGCCAAGGCAAGTATTCCCGTCGAGGAAGTGGTTCGTCGAACCGTAAAAGAAATTGGTTATTCGGACGAGGCTGCTGGTTTTGATTATAAAACCTGTGAAGTCTTGGCTTTTATCGATCGTCAGTCTTCGGATATTGCCCAAGGGGTGAATGAGGGAGAAGGTCTCCACAAAGAGATGGGGGCGGGAGATCAGGGCATGATGTTTGGCTATGCCTGTCGTGAGACTTCCGAGCTTATGCCTTTACCCATGATGCTTTCCTGGCGCTTAATTGAGCGGCTAACGCTTTTACGCCAAAAAAATGTTCTCCCTTATCTGAGGCCGGATGCGAAGAGTCAGGTGACCGTCGAATATGAAGGAGGGGAACCTCTTCGTGTTCATACCATTGTTATTTCGACTCAGCACAACCCTGACATTACTCATGAAACCATTCAAAAAGATGTCATTGAAAAAGTGATTAAAGAAGCGGTTCCAGCTCATCTATTAGATTCCAAAACTATTTTTCATGTGAATCCCACAGGACGTTTTGTGGTGGGGGGGCCTCAGGGTGATACGGGTCTTACCGGAAGAAAGATCATTGTGGATACTTATGGAGGGATGGGGCGCCATGGAGGTGGATGTTTTTCTGGAAAGGACCCAACGAAAGTGGATCGCAGTGCCCAGTATGCAGCTCGCTATGTCGCAAAAAATGTAGTCGCTGCAGGTCTTGCCGATCGCTGCGAAGTCCAATTGGCCTATGCCATTGGTGTGGCAGAGCCCGTTTCTATTTTCGTAGACTGCTTTGGGACGGAGGCTATTTCAGAAAGCGAAATTGTAAAACTCATTCGCAAGCATTTTAAATTGACCCCAAAAGGGATTATCGATAGTCTCAATTTGAGGAGACCGATTTATAAAGAAACGGCTCGGTTTGGGCATTTTGGCCGATCAGGTCCAGGCTACACGTGGGAGAAAACAGATAAGGCTCAAATTTTACGTCAAGAATCCGGGATTGCTTCTCGAGAAACGCTAGAGGTGGTGGGATGA
- a CDS encoding DUF2281 domain-containing protein: protein MDRRQILINEILGLKEPFLREVVDFVHYLRLKEKTEAFVMSESALEKDWLCPEEDKAWQDL, encoded by the coding sequence ATGGATAGGCGTCAGATTTTAATCAATGAAATTTTAGGGTTGAAGGAACCTTTTTTAAGGGAAGTGGTGGACTTTGTTCACTATTTGAGATTAAAAGAAAAGACAGAAGCGTTTGTTATGTCTGAATCTGCGCTAGAAAAAGATTGGCTTTGCCCTGAGGAGGATAAAGCTTGGCAAGATTTGTAA